The Herminiimonas arsenitoxidans genome window below encodes:
- a CDS encoding methyl-accepting chemotaxis protein: MLKNITIKSLLLFAMGILSILLIATGALGLTSLDTTNKALKSVYEDRTVALGELNVVITLLTINQLDLAASIYGDPNLVIPKMDAIEKRTKEIHKAFADYMQTKLTPAEKELADKFSASHKIFLDKALLPAIAASRGGNVLRVTEIVNGPMEELVKPVRDDVHGLIDFQLQEAKKEFEESQTRFTLVRNLSLGFIAFGVLLAAFMAFWLIRLIVRPLREAVQVAKSVAAGDLTQQIRVQSSNETGQLLQAIKDMNDSLSKTVSAVRHGTETITTASGEIASGNADLSSRTESQAGSLEETASSMEELTSTVRQNADNALQANQLAASASEVAVKGGQVVSDVVQTMGSIKDSSRKIVDIIGVIDGIAFQTNILALNAAVEAARAGEQGRGFAVVASEVRNLAQRSAAAAKEIKALIGDSVHKVEEGSLQVTQAGKTMEEIVNSVKRVTDIMSEITAASQEQTAGIEQVNQAIAQMDQVTQQNAALVEQAAAAAVALQQEAGSLSQVVSVFKLGTDRQEVTTHARVTPISSATAKTKNKILPARHEQDATATPKLTMATGTDNDWKEF, from the coding sequence ATGTTAAAGAATATAACGATCAAATCGCTACTCTTGTTTGCGATGGGGATTCTATCCATCTTGCTGATTGCAACTGGCGCGCTGGGACTGACCTCGCTGGACACGACCAACAAGGCTTTGAAGAGCGTGTATGAAGATCGCACGGTGGCACTGGGAGAATTGAATGTCGTCATCACACTGCTGACCATCAATCAACTCGATTTGGCCGCATCGATTTACGGTGATCCCAACCTGGTCATACCGAAAATGGATGCGATAGAAAAACGCACCAAGGAAATTCACAAGGCCTTCGCCGACTACATGCAGACTAAATTGACACCAGCTGAAAAAGAGCTGGCTGACAAATTTTCTGCCAGCCACAAAATTTTTCTCGACAAAGCATTGCTGCCAGCCATTGCAGCATCACGCGGCGGCAATGTCTTGCGCGTGACTGAAATCGTCAACGGCCCGATGGAAGAGTTAGTCAAGCCGGTACGTGATGATGTACACGGCTTGATCGACTTTCAATTGCAGGAAGCAAAAAAAGAATTCGAGGAATCGCAAACACGCTTCACCCTGGTACGTAATCTCTCGCTCGGATTCATTGCCTTCGGCGTATTGCTTGCCGCCTTCATGGCCTTCTGGCTGATACGTCTGATCGTGCGTCCGCTGCGCGAAGCAGTGCAGGTTGCCAAGAGCGTTGCCGCCGGCGATCTGACACAACAGATCAGAGTGCAATCATCCAACGAAACCGGGCAGTTGCTGCAAGCGATCAAGGATATGAATGACAGCTTGTCCAAAACCGTCAGCGCAGTACGACATGGCACAGAAACCATCACCACCGCTTCCGGCGAAATCGCCTCCGGCAATGCCGACCTGTCCAGCCGCACAGAATCACAAGCAGGTTCACTGGAAGAAACCGCCAGCTCGATGGAAGAACTGACCTCAACCGTGCGCCAGAATGCAGACAATGCACTGCAGGCAAATCAACTGGCAGCCTCCGCCTCCGAAGTTGCCGTCAAGGGTGGCCAGGTCGTCAGTGATGTCGTGCAAACGATGGGCTCCATCAAGGATAGTTCACGCAAGATCGTCGACATCATCGGCGTCATCGATGGCATCGCTTTCCAGACCAACATCCTGGCTTTGAATGCCGCAGTTGAAGCCGCACGTGCCGGCGAACAAGGTCGCGGCTTTGCAGTGGTGGCGTCCGAGGTACGCAATCTCGCACAACGCTCCGCCGCCGCCGCCAAGGAAATCAAAGCGCTTATCGGTGACTCTGTACACAAAGTAGAAGAGGGCAGCCTGCAAGTCACGCAAGCCGGCAAGACGATGGAAGAAATCGTCAACAGCGTCAAACGCGTGACCGACATCATGAGCGAAATCACCGCCGCCAGTCAGGAACAAACTGCCGGGATAGAACAAGTGAACCAAGCCATTGCGCAAATGGATCAAGTCACGCAACAGAATGCCGCACTGGTAGAACAAGCGGCCGCAGCAGCAGTAGCGCTGCAACAAGAAGCCGGCAGTCTGTCGCAAGTCGTGAGCGTATTCAAACTGGGTACCGACAGACAAGAAGTGACAACGCATGCCCGCGTTACACCGATTTCCAGTGCGACTGCTAAAACAAAAAACAAGATCCTGCCTGCGCGACACGAGCAGGACGCGACAGCAACGCCCAAGCTCACCATGGCTACGGGTACTGACAACGATTGGAAAGAATTCTAA